From Candidatus Dormiibacterota bacterium:
CCGGACGACGGACGTGACGGGGGTATCGACGCTGCCGTCGGGCGTGGAGATGGTGATGCCGGGGGACAACGTGGGACTGGCCATTGAGCTGATCACGCCGATCGCGATGGACAAGGGGCTGCGCTTCGCGATCCGCGAGGGTGGCCGCACCGTCGGCGCCGGCACGGTCACGGAGATCGTCCAGTAGTCGGAGCGGTTAAGGGCCGGGATCACCGCGAAGGCGGCGGCCGGCCGGGTTCTTTGAGGACGAACAGGGGGCGGGACGCAGGACCATGCTGAACGAAAAGATTCGCATCAGCCTGAAGGCATATGACCATCGCGTCCTGGACCAGTCGACCACGGAGATCGTGGCGACGGCGAAGCGGACCGGCGCGCGCGTCTTGGGACCGATCCCGCTGCCGACGAAAATCAACAAGTTCACCGTCAATCGATCGCCCCACGTGGACAAGAAGTCCCGGGAGCAGTTCGAGATCCGGACGCACAAGAGGCTGCTCGACATCCTCGAGCCGACCTCGCAGACGGTGGACGCGCTGATGAAGCTCGACCTCCCCGCCGGGGTGGAGGTCGAAATCAAGGCGTTCGAGAAGGAACGGCGGTGAGGCGGGCGTGGTCGAAGGATTGATCGGGCGCAAGATCGCGATGACGCAGGTCTTCGACGTGGAAGGGGGGACGATCCCCTGCACGGTCGTCCAGGCCGGACCCTGCGTCGTGGTCGCGCGGCGCGACAAGGCGAAGGAGGGGTACGAGGCGGTGCAGCTCGGGCTCGTGGAGCCGGGCAAGGCGCGCAACGTGACCAAGGCGCTGAAGGGGCATTTCGACAAAGCGAACGTGCCGCCGACCCGCCGGCTGAAGGAGTTCCGTCTGATCCCGGGCGGCGACGACCCGGCGGTAGGGGACAAGGTTCTGGTGACCCTGTTCAAGCCGCAGGACCGCGTCGATGTCATCGGAGTCTCGAAGGGGAAGGGGTTCCAGGGCGTCATGAAGAGGCATCATTTCCGGGGCGGCGCGGCCAGCCACGGATCGATGTTTCACAGGGCCCCCGGATCGATCGGCTCCTCGGCCTATCCGTCGCGCACCTTCCGGGGCATGCGCATGGGCGGCCGGATGGGGGGAGACCAGGTCACCGTGAAGAACCTCGAGGTCCTCAGGATCGACGAGGAGAACAATCTCCTGGTGGTCAAGGGGGCCCTGCCGGGAGCCACCGGCGCCGTTCTAGTCGTGCGGCGCAGCCGGGCCCCGATCAAGATCAAGCAGGTCCAGGTCCAGGCGGCCCCCAAGGGGGGCGCCAGGACCGCCGCGAAGACCGCCGCCAAGGCGGCGGCCAAGAAGGCCTAGGGAAGACAGGACACCATGCCCAAGCTGCCGGTCGTGAATCTGGAGGGGAAGGAGGTCAGGGACCTCGTTCTTCCCGACGACGTGTTCTCCGGCCCCGTCAAGGAGCACCTCATTCAGGAGGCCGTGATCGCGTTTCGAGCCGCCGGACGGAGCGGCACGCACGCCACCAAGAACCGCTCCGATGTCTCGGGCGGCGGCAAGAAGCCGTGGCGCCAGAAGAAGACCGGCCGCTCCAGGCACGGCTCGATCCGATCCCCGATC
This genomic window contains:
- the rplC gene encoding 50S ribosomal protein L3: MVEGLIGRKIAMTQVFDVEGGTIPCTVVQAGPCVVVARRDKAKEGYEAVQLGLVEPGKARNVTKALKGHFDKANVPPTRRLKEFRLIPGGDDPAVGDKVLVTLFKPQDRVDVIGVSKGKGFQGVMKRHHFRGGAASHGSMFHRAPGSIGSSAYPSRTFRGMRMGGRMGGDQVTVKNLEVLRIDEENNLLVVKGALPGATGAVLVVRRSRAPIKIKQVQVQAAPKGGARTAAKTAAKAAAKKA
- the rpsJ gene encoding 30S ribosomal protein S10, coding for MLNEKIRISLKAYDHRVLDQSTTEIVATAKRTGARVLGPIPLPTKINKFTVNRSPHVDKKSREQFEIRTHKRLLDILEPTSQTVDALMKLDLPAGVEVEIKAFEKERR
- the tuf gene encoding elongation factor Tu (EF-Tu; promotes GTP-dependent binding of aminoacyl-tRNA to the A-site of ribosomes during protein biosynthesis; when the tRNA anticodon matches the mRNA codon, GTP hydrolysis results; the inactive EF-Tu-GDP leaves the ribosome and release of GDP is promoted by elongation factor Ts; many prokaryotes have two copies of the gene encoding EF-Tu), translated to RTTDVTGVSTLPSGVEMVMPGDNVGLAIELITPIAMDKGLRFAIREGGRTVGAGTVTEIVQ